From one Cucurbita pepo subsp. pepo cultivar mu-cu-16 chromosome LG17, ASM280686v2, whole genome shotgun sequence genomic stretch:
- the LOC111779207 gene encoding putative lysine-specific demethylase JMJ16, with the protein MDEDCTRSSLNQGVENLLAPPGFISRRAFRLRRVEQNENDGSIQTKKTKIDTLSRKIDIDLVEATCRQRPWILFNQNNEDSLEFEPMQHDVDLPPQSDLPKGVAHGCPECSNCLKVTARWHPEDARTNILDEAPVFYPSEEEFSDTLSYIERIRSRAESSGICRIVPPPSWLPPCLLKETEIWEDSPFLAHCQRIDGIQKDYACGRLAKHSKNITNKRRRLEYECGNRCLKDSDESCGSDKKGPYSELGQEFTLKAFKSYADDFKSQYFSSGNKVTSTETKSSMLQEQWEPLVDQIEGEYRHIVENPTEQIEVLYGDSLGSPSLGSGFPSSPSSPIEPGHVDHMDSGWNLNNLPRLPGSLLSFDSFKTCSILSPRVHVGMCFSTACWRVEEHHLPLLCYLHLGAPKIWYGIPGRYIDKFEVAMKSLPETFVEQKRSHRGMVSQPSIATLKREGIPIYRCIQNPGEFVLVLPGTCHSGFNCGFSVTEEANFAPLDWLPYGYNAMELYSVERRKTFVSFDRLLLGAVIETVKAQWELSLCRKDTSDNLRWKNACGKNGILAQTFKSRITSEGLRREYLTTASQVREVTEIFDAVRKRECSICLYDLHLSAAGCSCSADRYSCLNHAKQLCSCAWGDKFFVVRYKMGSLNLLLEALEGKLSAVYKWAKENLGLAVHSYKNSSLQSHPPDSPQSSKSHQSEDAETPNAVNNSILRIKAEIKARLLQSKTLKHSKETETMIEPKDAVKDNGILTNSCSSIPADKAVSKLQPVSSNELKGKEDRSTPAVVLNERKDGLTFSLNLESSEILSESSTSSFSESDGYWSDSDF; encoded by the exons ATGGATGAAGATTGTACAAGGAGTTCATTGAACCAAGGAGTGGAAAATCTCTTGGCTCCCCCAGGTTTTATTTCTCGAAGAGCCTTCAGGCTGAGGAGGGTGGAACAAAATGAGAATGATGGTTCaattcaaacaaagaaaacaaaaatagataCTTTGTCCAGGAAGATTGACATTGATTTGGTGGAGGCGACTTGTAGGCAGAGACCATGGATACTATTTAACCAAAACAACGAGGATTCCTTGGAGTTTGAACCTATGCAGCATGACGTg GATCTCCCTCCACAGTCTGACCTTCCAAAAGGGGTAGCACATGGATGTCCGGAATGTAGTAACTGTCTGAAG GTCACTGCAAGGTGGCATCCTGAGGATGCAAGAACAAATATTCTTGACGAGGCTCCTGTTTTTTATCCATCAGAGGAG GAATTTTCAGATACACTTAGCTATATTGAAAGAATACGTTCAAGGGCAGAGTCAAGTGGAATCTGTCGCATAGTTCCTCCTCCATCTTGGCTGCCTCCATGTCTTTTGAAGGAAACGGAAATTTGGGAAGATTCTCCTTTCTTAGCCCACTGTCAGCGGATTGACGGGATTCAGAAGGATTATGCTTGTGGTCGACTTGCTAAACATAGTAAAAACATCACGAATAAGAGGAGAAGGTTAGAGTATGAATGTGGTAATAGATGTTTGAAGGATTCGGATGAAAGTTGTGGTAGTGATAAGAAGGGCCCATACTCAGAACTTGGTCAAGAGTTCACTCTCAAAGCGTTCAAAAGCTATGCAGATGACTTTAAATCCCAATATTTCAGCAGTGGAAATAAGGTCACAAGTACAGAGACAAAGTCATCCATGCTTCAAGAGCAGTGGGAACCATTGGTGGATCAAATAGAGGGTGAATATAGACACATTGTCGAGAATCCAACTGAACAAATCGAG GTGCTATATGGTGATAGTTTGGGTAGCCCTTCACTTGGCAGTGGATTTCCATCATCACCATCCAGTCCTATTGAACCAGGTCATGTTGATCACATGGACTCTGGATGGAACTTAAATAATTTACCTAGACTACCCGGTtcacttctttcttttgataGCTTCAAGACATGTTCTATTTTATCGCCTCGAGTTCACGTGGGAATGTGCTTTTCTACAGCTTGTTGG CGAGTTGAAGAACACCACTTACCTTTGTTATGTTACTTGCACTTGGGAGCTCCTAAAATATGGTATGGCATTCCAGGAAGATACATTGATAAATTTGAGGTAGCCATGAAGAGCCTTCCAGAAACTTTCGTGGAACAGAAAAGATCCCATAGAGGAATG GTCAGTCAACCATCAATTGCCACATTGAAGAGAGAAGGCATACCAATTTATCGTTGCATTCAAAATCCAGGAGAGTTCGTTCTTGTCCTTCCAGGAACATGTCATTCGGGATTTAACTGTGGCTTTAGTGTTACTGAGGAAGCGAATTTCGCCCCTCTCGACTGGTTGCCTTACGGTTATAATGCTATGGAGCTCTACTctgtagagagaagaaagacatTTGTATCCTTTGATAGGCTATTGCTTGGAGCAGTCATTGAAACTGTGAAGGCGCAATGGGAGCTCTCATTATGCAGGAAGGATACCAGTGATAATTTGCGATGGAAAAATGCCTGTGGAAAGAACGGGATATTAGCCCAGACATTCAAG TCTCGTATCACAAGTGAAGGTCTCAGGAGGGAGTATCTCACGACAGCTTCACAGGTGCGGGAAGTAACCGAAATTTTTGATGCTGTCAGGAAGCGCGAATGCAGCATTTGTCTTTATGATTTACACTTGTCTGCAGCTGGTTGTTCATGTTCTGCAGATAGGTACTCTTGTTTGAATCATGCTAAGCAACTCTGTTCTTGTGCTTGGGGCGACAAATTCTTCGTCGTTCGGTACAAAATGGGCAGCTTAAATCTTCTTCTTGAAGCCTTGGAAGGAAAATTAAGTGCAGTCTATAAATGGGCCAAAGAGAATCTTGGACTGGCTGTGCATTCCTATAAGAATAGTTCACTGCAATCTCACCCTCCAGACAGCCCACAGTCTTCGAAAAGCCATCAATCCGAAGATGCAGAGACCCCAAATGCTGTTAATAACTCCATTCTTAGGATTAAGGCAGAGATTAAGGCACGTCTTCTCCAATCAAAAACCTTGAAGCATTCGAAAGAAACTGAAACTATGATAGAACCCAAAGATGCTGTTAAAGACAATGGCATTCTCACAAATTCCTGTTCTAGTATTCCAGCTGACAAAGCTGTATCTAAGCTACAGCCAGTGAGTTCGAATGAGCTCAAAGGAAAGGAGGATAGATCAACTCCAGCAGTAgttttaaatgaaagaaaagatggTTTAACCTTTTCACTGAATTTGGAGTCTTCCGAAATCTTATCTGAGAGCTCGACCTCGAGCTTCTCAGAATCCGATGGTTACTGGTCAGATTCTGACTTTTAG
- the LOC111778098 gene encoding uncharacterized protein LOC111778098: MASLSTWFRYIAHKLEYSVSLSWKNYKGGQITDKEVGDAVWKNLLQGKLTYLHWFKGVEMAPTVGETGGTLLVRKLPVANPTSVFVGDVVVVKEPEKPENYLVRRLAAVEGYEMLSTDEKDEPFILEKDECWLLAENEKLKPKEAYDSRTFGPVPMSDIVGRAIYCLRTAVDHGPVQNSYYSMKRDSPILEIELDVDEMAKNHKA; the protein is encoded by the exons ATGGCTTCGCTTTCAACTTGGTTCCGGTACATAGCTCACAAGCTCGAGTACTCCGTTTCTCTCAGTTGGAAg AACTATAAGGGAGGTCAAATTACTGACAAAGAAGTAGGTGATGCTGTCTGGAAGAATTTACTTCAGGGAAAGCTCACATACCTACACTGGTTTAAAGGAGTGGAGATGGCCCCAACTGTAGGTGAGACAGGAGGAACACTTCTCGTACGCAAATTACCTGTGGCAAACCCAAC GAGTGTTTTTGTTGGAGACGTCGTGGTCGTAAAGGAGCCAGAGAAACCAGAGAACTATCTTGTCAGAAGATTGGCTGCAGTTGAAGGGTATGAAATGTTGTCTACTGATGAGAAGGATGAGCCTTTCATCCTTGAGAAGGATGAGTGCTGGTTGTTGGCCGAAAATGAGAAGTTGAAGCCCAAG GAAGCATACGACAGCCGAACATTTGGTCCGGTACCAATGTCGGACATTGTAGGCAGAGCCATATATTGCTTACGAACAGCGGTCGATCATGGCCCGGTGCAGAATAG TTATTATAGCATGAAAAGGGATTCACCTATATTGGAAATTGAACTGGACGTTGACGAGATGGCGAAAAATCACAAGGCCTGA